DNA sequence from the Janibacter sp. CX7 genome:
GCCATCGCGGCCACCTCGTCCACCTCGACGAGACGCTTGATCGCGACCGGTCCGAGCATGATCTGCTCGAGGACCTCCTCCTCGGCGATGCCGTGGGTGCGGGCCTGGTCGGCCACCTGCTTCTCCACGAGCGGGGTGCGCACGTAGGCGGGGTTGAGGCAGTTGCTCGTCACGCCGTGGGCAGCGCCCTCAAGGGCCACGACCTTGCTCAGCCCCTCGAGCCCGTGCTTCGCCGAGACGTAGGCCGACTTGTAGGCGCTGGCTCGCAGGCCGTGGACGCTCGAGACATTGATGATCCGGCCCCAGCCCTGGGCGTACATGTGCGGCAGGACCGACCGGATGAGCCTGAAGGGGGACTGGAGCATCAACCTGTGGATGAGGTCGAACTTCTCGACCGGGAACTCGTGGACCGGGCTGACGTGCTGGATG
Encoded proteins:
- a CDS encoding 3-hydroxybutyrate dehydrogenase, with the protein product MSQQPESALLTDLTGRHVLVTGAASGIGAACVASFAAAGARVTAVDLDEGGLTSLAGGLPDLAVETRAVDLADLDGLADLPEDVDVLVNNAGIQHVSPVHEFPVEKFDLIHRLMLQSPFRLIRSVLPHMYAQGWGRIINVSSVHGLRASAYKSAYVSAKHGLEGLSKVVALEGAAHGVTSNCLNPAYVRTPLVEKQVADQARTHGIAEEEVLEQIMLGPVAIKRLVEVDEVAAMALFLCSPAATSITGSSLPVDGGWTAH